In Sporichthya polymorpha DSM 43042, a genomic segment contains:
- a CDS encoding nitrate/nitrite transporter: MTIAAESPGTSPETTTARPHWIDDWRPEDVEFWESTGKHIARRNLIFSIFSEHIGFSVWTMWSTLVLFLGPAYGLTPAEKFTIVSVAAGCGSFLRLPYTFAVAKFGGRNWTIVSAALLLLPTLATFFLLEPGISYSTLLILSAIAGVGGGNFASSMANINVFYPARLKGRALGLNAAGGNLGVATIQIVGLIILATAGVNHPKMVVGIYIPFIVVAAVLSALYMDNITSAANEKGAMREVCKDAQTWIMSFLYIGTFGSFIGFGFAFGQVLLTQFPDQFPTARDAAEITFIGALIGSIARPLGGVLADRIGGALVTFWNFVGMAVFASLVWIASMQESLPLHLCGFVGLFITSGIGNGSTYKMIPMIFRAKAQLAVAAGEDSAAADRHARRMSGALIGIAGAIGAFGGVLVNIAFRESFLRNGTGDAAYLSFLLFYAACFVVTWWVYLRPRDGKLLGV, from the coding sequence ATGACGATTGCCGCGGAGAGCCCGGGCACCAGCCCCGAGACCACCACCGCCCGGCCGCACTGGATCGACGACTGGCGGCCGGAGGACGTCGAGTTCTGGGAGTCGACGGGCAAGCACATCGCCCGTCGGAACCTGATCTTCTCGATCTTCTCCGAGCACATCGGGTTCTCGGTCTGGACGATGTGGTCGACGCTGGTGCTGTTCCTCGGCCCGGCCTACGGCCTGACGCCGGCGGAGAAGTTCACGATCGTCTCGGTCGCCGCCGGGTGCGGGTCGTTCCTGCGCCTGCCGTACACCTTCGCGGTCGCGAAGTTCGGCGGCCGGAACTGGACGATCGTCTCCGCGGCCCTGCTCCTGCTCCCGACGCTGGCGACGTTCTTCCTGCTCGAGCCCGGCATCTCCTACTCCACGCTGCTGATCCTCTCGGCGATCGCGGGTGTCGGTGGTGGCAACTTCGCCTCGTCGATGGCGAACATCAACGTCTTCTACCCGGCCCGGCTCAAGGGCCGCGCGCTCGGGCTCAACGCCGCCGGCGGCAACCTCGGCGTCGCGACGATCCAGATCGTCGGCCTGATCATCCTCGCCACCGCCGGCGTGAACCACCCGAAGATGGTCGTCGGCATCTACATCCCGTTCATCGTCGTCGCCGCCGTGCTCTCGGCGCTGTACATGGACAACATCACCAGCGCCGCGAACGAGAAGGGCGCGATGCGGGAGGTCTGCAAGGACGCGCAGACCTGGATCATGTCCTTCCTCTACATCGGCACCTTCGGCTCGTTCATCGGCTTCGGCTTCGCCTTCGGCCAGGTCCTGCTGACGCAGTTCCCGGACCAGTTCCCGACCGCCCGTGACGCCGCCGAGATCACCTTCATCGGCGCGCTGATCGGCTCGATCGCCCGGCCCCTCGGCGGCGTCCTCGCCGACCGGATCGGCGGCGCGCTGGTGACGTTCTGGAACTTCGTCGGGATGGCCGTCTTCGCCTCGCTGGTGTGGATCGCCTCGATGCAGGAGTCACTGCCGCTGCACCTGTGCGGCTTCGTCGGCCTCTTCATCACCTCGGGCATCGGCAACGGCTCGACGTACAAGATGATCCCGATGATCTTCCGGGCCAAGGCCCAGCTCGCGGTCGCCGCGGGCGAGGACTCGGCCGCCGCCGACCGGCACGCGCGACGGATGTCCGGCGCCCTCATCGGCATCGCCGGTGCGATCGGAGCCTTCGGTGGCGTGCTCGTCAACATCGCGTTCCGCGAGTCGTTCCTCCGCAACGGCACCGGCGACGCGGCCTACCTGAGCTTCCTGCTCTTCTACGCGGCCTGCTTCGTCGTCACCTGGTGGGTCTACCTCCGGCCGCGCGACGGCAAGCTGCTCGGGGTCTGA
- a CDS encoding inorganic diphosphatase: MQFDVTIEIPKGQRNKYEVDHVSGRIRLDRMLFTSTRYPADYGFVEETLGEDGDPLDALVLVEEPTFPGCLILCRAIGMFRMTDEKGGDDKVLCVVANDPRVEHIRDIHHLSEFDRLEIQHFFEVYKDLEPGKSVEGATWVDRAGAEAEILASRKRLVEHGDAAH; the protein is encoded by the coding sequence CTGCAGTTCGACGTGACGATCGAGATCCCCAAGGGGCAGCGCAACAAGTACGAGGTCGACCACGTGAGCGGCCGCATCCGGCTCGACCGGATGCTCTTCACCTCGACCCGGTACCCGGCCGACTACGGCTTCGTCGAGGAGACCCTCGGCGAGGACGGCGACCCGCTGGACGCGCTCGTCCTCGTGGAGGAGCCCACCTTCCCCGGCTGCCTCATCCTCTGCCGCGCGATCGGCATGTTCCGCATGACCGACGAGAAGGGCGGGGACGACAAGGTTCTCTGCGTCGTCGCGAACGACCCCCGCGTCGAGCACATCCGGGACATCCACCACCTCTCGGAGTTCGACCGCCTCGAGATCCAGCACTTCTTCGAGGTCTACAAGGACCTCGAGCCCGGCAAGTCCGTCGAGGGCGCGACCTGGGTCGACCGCGCCGGCGCGGAGGCCGAGATCCTCGCCTCGCGCAAGCGCCTCGTCGAGCACGGTGACGCAGCTCACTGA
- the dacB gene encoding D-alanyl-D-alanine carboxypeptidase/D-alanyl-D-alanine endopeptidase, translated as MGVPLRYRTLAGAAALALLPALVGGTVGAAEITPSPTAPEDVPQVLAPVDPASGTGPTATGLSSALADLLRPGPIGGVRGIAVVDVATGALLYEADGSRPITPASTTKVLTGAGILAAMGPDAVLRTRVQRVIEPGAETAAPTPSPSPGAVAPPAPPAKLVLVGGGDPLLSSLPKGSDKLPEYPRRASLVDLAVQTVRELNDEGITAARLQYDGGIFPGPAASPHWVRTYTGDVVGPVMGLSADQGRNGPLNGGRVNDPALRTAQLFAAELERRGVDVLGSPVAGVAPAEAPTVAEVTSAPIAALVEHMLVESDNDVAEALLRQIAIARGKPGTFTDGVATLLAELTALGVDVTGVTLHDGSGLSRDNRIPPQVIAKTLAVAAAGPRVELRPLIAGLAIAGTNGTLGQRFTSGAAVPARGVLRGKSGYLTGVVSLSGVVLDASGRLLAFDVAADAVRPGAGIAVRTTWDRVAGVLAKCGCS; from the coding sequence GTGGGGGTTCCGCTGCGGTACCGCACGCTCGCGGGGGCCGCTGCGCTCGCGTTGCTGCCGGCGTTGGTCGGCGGCACTGTCGGTGCGGCCGAGATCACACCGTCCCCGACGGCTCCGGAGGACGTCCCGCAGGTCCTCGCCCCCGTCGACCCCGCGTCCGGGACCGGGCCGACCGCGACGGGCCTGAGCTCCGCGCTCGCCGACCTCCTTCGGCCCGGCCCGATCGGCGGGGTCCGCGGGATCGCCGTCGTCGACGTCGCGACCGGCGCCCTCCTCTACGAGGCCGACGGCTCCCGCCCGATCACCCCCGCCTCCACGACCAAGGTCCTCACCGGGGCCGGGATCCTCGCCGCCATGGGCCCCGACGCCGTCCTCCGGACCCGGGTGCAGCGGGTGATCGAGCCGGGCGCCGAGACCGCGGCGCCGACGCCGTCCCCCTCGCCGGGGGCGGTGGCCCCACCCGCGCCGCCGGCGAAGCTCGTGCTCGTCGGCGGCGGGGACCCGTTGCTGTCCTCGCTGCCGAAGGGGTCGGACAAGCTGCCGGAGTACCCGCGGCGGGCGTCGCTGGTGGACCTGGCGGTGCAGACCGTCCGGGAGCTCAACGACGAGGGCATCACCGCGGCGCGCCTGCAGTACGACGGCGGGATCTTCCCCGGCCCGGCGGCCTCGCCGCACTGGGTGCGGACCTACACCGGCGACGTGGTCGGGCCGGTCATGGGCCTGTCCGCGGACCAGGGACGCAACGGCCCGCTGAACGGGGGACGCGTCAACGACCCCGCGCTGCGGACGGCGCAGCTGTTCGCCGCCGAGCTCGAGCGGCGGGGCGTCGACGTCCTGGGCTCGCCGGTGGCCGGGGTCGCGCCGGCCGAGGCACCGACCGTCGCCGAGGTGACGTCCGCGCCGATCGCGGCGCTGGTCGAGCACATGCTCGTCGAGTCGGACAACGACGTCGCCGAGGCGCTGTTGCGGCAGATCGCGATCGCCCGCGGCAAGCCGGGGACGTTCACCGACGGCGTCGCCACCCTGCTGGCGGAGCTGACCGCGCTCGGCGTCGACGTCACCGGCGTGACGCTCCACGACGGCTCCGGCCTCTCCCGCGACAACCGGATCCCGCCGCAGGTGATCGCGAAGACCCTCGCCGTCGCCGCCGCGGGCCCGCGTGTGGAGCTGCGGCCCCTGATCGCCGGCCTCGCGATCGCCGGGACCAACGGGACCCTCGGCCAGCGGTTCACCTCCGGCGCCGCCGTCCCCGCCCGCGGCGTCCTCCGCGGGAAGAGCGGCTACCTGACCGGCGTCGTCTCCCTCTCCGGCGTCGTCCTCGACGCCTCCGGCCGGCTGCTCGCGTTCGACGTCGCCGCCGACGCCGTCCGCCCTGGCGCCGGCATCGCCGTTCGCACCACCTGGGACCGCGTCGCCGGCGTCCTCGCCAAGTGCGGGTGCAGCTGA
- a CDS encoding zinc-dependent metalloprotease, which translates to MIDWGVARATGKRLMPAPPRRTEIEIGQVVAQLRTLALDSRAYVRDFTGMIPAGPEPPVLVVDRHRWLDVNVGSFSELSAPLLERMAEERQGATGAVMSAFGSRVTGAELGALLAFVGSRVLGQYEPFLPAAGAKEGERGSLLLVAPNIVAVERELQVDPTDFRLWVCLHEETHRTQFTAVPWLAEHMRGEIRGFLDATDVDPAAMLRQIGRAVQGLGDVARGQGSVLDLVATPDQKVALDRITAVMSLLEGHADFVMDGVGPEVIPSVAEIRSAFQRRRESATGLDALMRRLLGLEAKLKQYADGVKFVSAVVDAVGMAGFNRVWDSPATLPTLAELHDPAAWVARVHPAPAP; encoded by the coding sequence ATGATCGACTGGGGCGTGGCCCGGGCCACCGGGAAGCGCCTGATGCCGGCGCCGCCGCGGCGGACCGAGATCGAGATCGGGCAGGTGGTCGCGCAGCTGCGGACGCTGGCGCTCGACTCCCGGGCGTACGTCCGCGACTTCACCGGGATGATTCCGGCCGGGCCGGAGCCGCCGGTGCTCGTCGTCGACCGGCATCGTTGGCTGGACGTCAACGTCGGGTCGTTCTCCGAGCTCTCCGCCCCGCTGCTGGAGCGGATGGCCGAGGAGCGCCAGGGCGCGACCGGCGCGGTGATGAGCGCGTTCGGCTCGCGGGTGACCGGCGCGGAGCTCGGGGCGCTGCTGGCGTTCGTCGGCTCCAGGGTGCTCGGGCAGTACGAGCCGTTCCTGCCGGCCGCGGGCGCGAAGGAGGGGGAGCGGGGGAGCCTGCTGCTCGTCGCGCCGAACATCGTCGCCGTCGAGCGGGAACTGCAGGTCGACCCGACCGACTTCCGTCTCTGGGTGTGCCTGCACGAGGAGACGCACCGGACGCAGTTCACCGCGGTCCCCTGGCTGGCCGAGCACATGCGCGGCGAGATTCGCGGGTTCCTCGACGCGACCGACGTCGACCCCGCCGCGATGCTCCGTCAGATCGGCCGCGCGGTGCAGGGCCTCGGCGACGTCGCCCGGGGGCAGGGCTCGGTTCTCGACCTCGTCGCGACGCCGGACCAGAAGGTCGCGCTCGACCGCATCACCGCCGTCATGTCCCTGCTCGAGGGCCACGCCGACTTCGTGATGGACGGCGTCGGACCGGAGGTCATCCCGTCGGTCGCGGAGATCCGCTCGGCGTTCCAGCGCCGCCGCGAGTCCGCGACCGGTCTCGACGCCCTGATGCGCCGGCTCCTCGGCCTCGAGGCGAAGCTCAAGCAGTACGCCGACGGGGTCAAGTTCGTCTCCGCCGTCGTCGACGCCGTCGGGATGGCGGGGTTCAACCGGGTCTGGGACTCCCCGGCGACCCTCCCGACCCTCGCCGAGCTCCACGACCCCGCCGCCTGGGTCGCCCGGGTCCACCCCGCCCCGGCCCCCTGA
- the tilS gene encoding tRNA lysidine(34) synthetase TilS — MGPHPAVAEIRRAVRTALTDLEPGDLVLVACSGGPDSLALAKATAFEAPRAGLRAGLITVDHGLQPGSAERAAAVAATGREWGFDPAEAIAVDVGTDGGPEAAARTARYAALDAAAEKLNAAAVLLAHTRDEQAETVLLGLARGSGARSLAGMAPRSGRYRRPLLDVTRATVALACQAEHLQPWHDPHNADPAYARSRVRHEALPALEAALGPGIVDALARTAALLRADADALDALAAAVSVEMSSPPDSAVSLEMSSPPERGLDCAKLAEQPAAIRTRVLRSAAIGAGSPAGDLTAGHVEALDALVLAWRGQRWVDLPGAVRALRSCGTLVFVGPPEESSTP, encoded by the coding sequence GTGGGCCCCCACCCGGCGGTGGCGGAGATCCGACGGGCGGTCCGGACGGCGCTGACGGACCTCGAGCCCGGGGACCTCGTCCTCGTCGCGTGCAGCGGGGGGCCGGACTCGCTCGCGCTCGCGAAGGCGACCGCGTTCGAGGCCCCGCGCGCCGGGCTGCGGGCGGGGTTGATCACCGTCGACCACGGGCTGCAGCCCGGGTCGGCGGAGCGGGCGGCCGCGGTCGCCGCGACGGGACGCGAGTGGGGGTTCGACCCGGCCGAGGCGATCGCCGTCGACGTCGGGACCGACGGCGGGCCCGAGGCCGCCGCCCGGACCGCCCGCTACGCCGCCCTCGACGCCGCGGCCGAGAAGCTCAACGCGGCGGCCGTCCTGCTCGCCCACACCCGGGACGAGCAGGCCGAGACGGTCCTGCTCGGTCTCGCCCGCGGGTCCGGGGCCCGCTCCCTCGCCGGCATGGCGCCCCGCTCGGGCCGCTACCGGCGTCCGCTCCTCGACGTCACCCGCGCCACCGTCGCCCTCGCCTGCCAGGCCGAGCACCTCCAGCCCTGGCACGACCCCCACAACGCCGACCCGGCCTACGCCCGGTCCCGGGTCCGCCACGAGGCCCTGCCCGCCCTCGAGGCCGCGCTCGGCCCCGGCATCGTCGACGCCCTCGCCCGGACCGCGGCCCTCCTCCGCGCCGACGCCGACGCCCTCGACGCCCTCGCCGCCGCCGTCTCGGTGGAGATGTCATCTCCACCGGATTCGGCCGTTTCCCTGGAGATGTCATCTCCACCGGAACGGGGGCTCGACTGCGCGAAGCTCGCCGAGCAGCCGGCGGCGATCCGGACCCGGGTGCTGCGGAGCGCGGCGATCGGGGCGGGGTCGCCGGCGGGGGACCTGACGGCGGGGCACGTCGAGGCGCTGGACGCCCTGGTTCTCGCCTGGCGTGGACAGCGCTGGGTAGATCTGCCGGGAGCGGTCCGCGCGCTCCGGTCGTGTGGGACGCTCGTCTTTGTCGGCCCCCCGGAGGAGAGCAGCACCCCGTGA
- the hpt gene encoding hypoxanthine phosphoribosyltransferase — MNEGDLGSDLDRVLITEAEIQAKLHQLAKQIDADYTGQDLLLVGVLKGAVMVMADLARALSSPVEMDWMAVSSYGSGTKSSGVVRILKDLDIDLAGKHVLVVEDIIDSGLTLSWLLRNLKMRQPASLEVFTLLRKPDAVQVEINVRYVGFDIPNEFVVGYGLDYRQRYRNLPFVGTLAQHVYQ, encoded by the coding sequence GTGAACGAGGGCGATCTCGGGTCCGACCTGGATCGGGTCCTCATCACCGAGGCGGAGATCCAGGCGAAGCTCCACCAGCTCGCGAAGCAGATCGACGCCGACTACACCGGCCAGGACCTCCTCCTCGTCGGAGTCCTCAAGGGCGCGGTCATGGTCATGGCCGACCTCGCGCGGGCGCTGTCGTCGCCGGTCGAGATGGACTGGATGGCGGTCAGCTCCTACGGCTCCGGGACCAAGTCCTCGGGCGTGGTCCGGATCCTCAAGGACCTCGACATCGATCTGGCCGGCAAGCACGTCCTGGTCGTCGAGGACATCATCGACTCCGGCCTGACGCTCTCCTGGCTCCTGCGCAACCTCAAGATGCGCCAGCCGGCGAGCCTGGAGGTCTTCACGCTGCTCCGGAAGCCGGACGCCGTGCAGGTCGAGATCAATGTCCGATATGTCGGTTTCGACATCCCCAACGAGTTCGTCGTCGGGTACGGCCTGGACTACCGCCAGCGCTACCGGAACCTCCCGTTCGTGGGGACGCTCGCGCAGCACGTGTATCAGTAG
- the ftsH gene encoding ATP-dependent zinc metalloprotease FtsH, whose amino-acid sequence MDVKRYLRGPVVWIIVAVLAVILVSRVFDAANGYKKVDTATVIDAISKDQVQKAELIGGGSPRIQLELKGDVKNDKIQASYLERQGAELGKLLQDKKNAGAIETYDISNPRQNFFVSLLVTLLPFVLIVVIFLFLMNQMQGGGSRVMQFGKSKAKLISKDTPKTTFADVAGAGEAVQELHEIKEFLEAPGKFQAMGAKIPKGVLLYGPPGTGKTLLARAVAGEAGVPFYSISGSDFVEMFVGVGASRVRDLFEQAKANAPAIVFVDEIDAVGRHRGAGLGGGHDEREQTLNQLLVEMDGFDVKGGVILIAATNRPDILDPALLRPGRFDRQIAVERPDLQGRHEILKVHARGKPVAPDIDLLSIARRTPGFTGADLANVLNEAALLTARSDGKLIDYKALDEAIDRVVAGPQKSSRLMNEKEKKITAYHEGGHALVAAALPNTDPVHKITILSRGRALGYTMVLPDEDKYSTTRNQMLDQLAYMMGGRAAEELIFHDPTTGAANDIEKATGLARAMVTQYGMTERLGAIKLGQDNGEVFLGRDMGHQRDYSEEIAAIVDAEVKKLIETAHNEAFQILADNRDILDNLVVALLEKETLNKEEVAEIFRDLNRRPQRPAWTGSDLRIPSNRAPVMTPKEIALANGAPVDDASTPPPSIPADNRPAYEPEANPGRPGRPLWDPPTA is encoded by the coding sequence ATGGACGTCAAGCGTTATCTGCGCGGCCCGGTGGTCTGGATCATCGTGGCCGTTCTCGCCGTGATCCTGGTGAGCCGGGTGTTCGACGCGGCGAACGGCTACAAGAAGGTCGACACCGCGACCGTCATTGACGCCATCTCCAAGGATCAGGTCCAGAAGGCCGAGCTGATCGGCGGCGGCTCGCCGCGCATCCAGCTCGAGCTCAAGGGCGACGTCAAGAACGACAAGATCCAGGCGTCCTACCTCGAGCGCCAGGGCGCCGAGCTCGGCAAGCTCCTGCAGGACAAGAAGAACGCCGGCGCGATCGAGACCTACGACATCTCGAACCCGCGACAGAACTTCTTCGTCTCGCTGCTGGTGACGCTGCTGCCGTTCGTGCTGATCGTCGTCATCTTCCTGTTCCTGATGAACCAGATGCAGGGCGGCGGCTCCCGCGTCATGCAGTTCGGGAAGTCCAAGGCGAAGCTCATTTCCAAGGACACCCCGAAGACGACGTTCGCCGACGTCGCCGGCGCCGGCGAGGCGGTGCAGGAGCTCCACGAGATCAAGGAGTTCCTCGAGGCCCCCGGCAAGTTCCAGGCGATGGGCGCGAAGATCCCCAAGGGCGTCCTGCTCTACGGCCCGCCCGGCACCGGCAAGACCCTGCTCGCGCGCGCCGTCGCCGGCGAGGCGGGCGTGCCGTTCTACTCGATCTCCGGTTCCGACTTCGTCGAGATGTTCGTCGGTGTCGGCGCCTCCCGCGTCCGCGACCTGTTCGAGCAGGCCAAGGCCAACGCCCCCGCGATCGTCTTCGTCGACGAGATCGACGCCGTCGGTCGCCACCGCGGCGCCGGCCTCGGCGGTGGTCACGACGAGCGCGAGCAGACGCTGAACCAGCTCCTCGTCGAGATGGACGGCTTCGACGTCAAGGGCGGCGTCATCCTCATCGCGGCGACGAACCGTCCCGACATCCTCGACCCGGCGCTCCTGCGGCCGGGCCGTTTCGACCGGCAGATCGCGGTCGAGCGTCCGGACCTGCAGGGCCGGCACGAGATCCTCAAGGTCCACGCCCGCGGCAAGCCCGTCGCGCCGGACATCGACCTGCTCTCGATCGCCCGCCGCACCCCCGGCTTCACCGGTGCGGACCTCGCGAACGTCCTCAACGAGGCTGCCCTGTTGACGGCCCGCAGCGACGGCAAGCTGATCGACTACAAGGCCCTCGACGAGGCGATCGACCGCGTCGTCGCCGGCCCGCAGAAGTCCTCTCGCCTGATGAACGAGAAGGAGAAGAAGATCACCGCCTACCACGAGGGCGGGCACGCCCTGGTGGCCGCGGCGCTGCCGAACACCGACCCGGTGCACAAGATCACGATCCTGAGCCGCGGCCGGGCGCTCGGCTACACGATGGTGCTGCCGGACGAGGACAAGTACTCGACGACCCGCAACCAGATGCTCGACCAGCTCGCCTACATGATGGGCGGCCGCGCGGCGGAGGAGCTGATCTTCCACGACCCGACGACGGGCGCCGCGAACGACATCGAGAAGGCGACCGGTCTCGCCCGCGCGATGGTCACCCAGTACGGCATGACCGAGCGTCTCGGCGCGATCAAGCTCGGCCAGGACAACGGCGAGGTCTTCCTCGGCCGCGACATGGGCCACCAGCGCGACTACTCCGAGGAGATCGCGGCGATCGTCGACGCCGAGGTCAAGAAGCTCATCGAGACCGCGCACAACGAGGCCTTCCAGATCCTCGCCGACAACCGCGACATCCTCGACAACCTCGTCGTCGCGCTGCTGGAGAAGGAGACGCTGAACAAGGAGGAGGTCGCCGAGATCTTCCGCGACCTCAACCGGCGTCCCCAGCGTCCGGCGTGGACGGGTTCGGACCTGCGCATCCCGTCCAACCGCGCCCCGGTCATGACGCCGAAGGAGATCGCGCTCGCCAACGGCGCCCCCGTCGACGACGCCTCCACCCCGCCGCCGTCGATCCCCGCGGACAACCGCCCCGCCTACGAGCCCGAGGCCAACCCCGGCCGTCCTGGCCGCCCCCTCTGGGACCCCCCGACCGCCTGA
- the folE gene encoding GTP cyclohydrolase I FolE: MVQPTSLPEDNGGARRPYDAKRAEDAVRELLIAIGEDPERDGLRDTPARVARAYAEMFSGLWQRPEDVLTTTFDLGHDEMILVRDIEMYSCCEHHLVPFHGLAHIGYIPAPEGRITGLSKLARLVDVFAKRPQVQERLTTQVADSLMRILEPRGAIVVIEAEHLCMTMRGVRKPGSRTITSAVRGSLLNATTRAEAMALIMESGPRR; encoded by the coding sequence ATGGTCCAACCCACCTCCCTGCCTGAGGACAACGGGGGCGCGAGGCGTCCCTACGACGCGAAGCGGGCGGAGGATGCCGTCCGGGAACTGCTGATCGCGATCGGGGAGGACCCGGAGCGGGACGGGCTGCGGGACACGCCGGCCCGGGTGGCGCGGGCGTACGCGGAGATGTTCTCCGGGCTCTGGCAGCGGCCGGAGGACGTGCTGACCACGACCTTCGACCTCGGGCACGACGAGATGATCCTGGTCCGGGACATCGAGATGTACTCCTGCTGCGAGCACCACCTCGTGCCGTTCCACGGGCTCGCGCACATCGGGTACATCCCGGCCCCCGAAGGCCGGATCACCGGGCTCTCCAAGCTGGCCCGCCTCGTCGACGTCTTCGCGAAGCGGCCCCAGGTCCAGGAGCGGCTCACCACCCAGGTCGCCGACTCCCTGATGCGGATCCTCGAGCCGCGGGGCGCGATCGTGGTCATCGAGGCCGAGCACCTGTGCATGACGATGCGCGGGGTCCGCAAGCCGGGGTCGCGGACGATCACGTCCGCGGTCCGCGGGAGCCTGCTCAACGCCACCACGCGGGCCGAGGCGATGGCCCTGATCATGGAGTCCGGGCCCCGCCGGTGA
- the folP gene encoding dihydropteroate synthase, whose product MGVVNVTPDSFSDGGEFFDAETAVHRGRHLMRTGADLIDVGGESTRPGAVRIDAAEELRRVIPVVAALANDGIPVAVDTTRAEVAADALAAGARLVNDVSGGLSDPEMVGLVAAAGVPYVLMHWRGPSVDMQSRAVYDDVVTDVCRELQTRLDEVTAAGVDPEHVILDPGLGFAKTAEHNWALLARLHELHALGRPILLAASRKAFLGRLLPDADGHPRPVDRREDATTAVSALAAAQGAYCVRVHEAAPTADAVRVAAAWAGAR is encoded by the coding sequence ATGGGCGTCGTCAACGTCACCCCGGACTCGTTCTCCGACGGTGGCGAGTTCTTCGACGCCGAGACCGCCGTCCACCGCGGCCGCCACCTCATGCGCACCGGCGCGGACCTGATCGACGTCGGGGGCGAGTCGACCCGCCCGGGCGCGGTCCGGATCGACGCCGCCGAGGAGCTGCGCCGCGTCATCCCCGTCGTCGCGGCGCTGGCGAACGACGGCATCCCGGTCGCGGTCGACACCACGCGGGCCGAGGTCGCGGCCGACGCCCTCGCGGCCGGCGCGCGGCTGGTCAACGACGTCTCCGGCGGCCTGTCGGACCCCGAGATGGTCGGGCTGGTCGCGGCGGCGGGCGTACCGTACGTCCTCATGCACTGGCGCGGACCGAGCGTCGACATGCAGTCCCGCGCCGTCTACGACGACGTGGTGACCGACGTCTGCCGCGAGCTGCAGACCCGCCTCGACGAGGTCACGGCCGCGGGGGTCGACCCCGAGCACGTCATCCTCGATCCGGGGCTGGGTTTCGCGAAGACCGCCGAGCACAACTGGGCCCTGCTGGCCCGGCTGCACGAGCTGCACGCGCTCGGCCGCCCGATCCTCCTCGCGGCGTCCCGCAAGGCCTTCCTCGGCCGCCTGCTGCCCGACGCCGACGGCCACCCGCGCCCGGTCGACCGGCGCGAGGACGCCACCACCGCCGTCTCCGCGCTCGCGGCCGCCCAGGGGGCGTACTGCGTCCGCGTCCACGAGGCCGCGCCGACCGCCGACGCCGTCCGCGTGGCGGCCGCCTGGGCAGGAGCGCGATGA
- a CDS encoding nuclear transport factor 2 family protein translates to MSDEQRLIELNEDFYAAFEAGDLDRMDRIWVNGELAASVTCVHPGWPALRGRDEVLRSWAMIMANTTYIQFVLTDVEVHLGTDFAVLTCVENILTDDDEDDATTFAGAKGVATNIFRRTENGWQLWVRHGSPVISDTSDDDEG, encoded by the coding sequence ATGAGCGACGAACAGCGGCTGATCGAGCTCAACGAGGACTTCTACGCCGCCTTCGAGGCCGGCGACCTGGACCGCATGGACCGGATCTGGGTCAACGGCGAGCTCGCGGCCTCCGTCACCTGCGTGCACCCGGGCTGGCCGGCGCTGCGGGGCCGGGACGAGGTGCTGCGGTCCTGGGCGATGATCATGGCGAACACGACGTACATCCAGTTCGTCCTGACCGACGTCGAGGTCCACCTCGGGACGGACTTCGCGGTGCTCACCTGCGTCGAGAACATCCTCACCGACGACGACGAGGACGACGCGACCACCTTCGCCGGCGCAAAAGGCGTGGCCACGAACATCTTCCGGCGGACCGAGAACGGCTGGCAGCTGTGGGTCCGCCACGGATCGCCGGTCATCTCGGACACGTCGGACGACGACGAGGGGTAG
- the folB gene encoding dihydroneopterin aldolase, whose product MQQLDRIALRGLRGFGRHGVLASERANGQPFLIDVELGVDTRRAAKSDDLSDTVDYAGLADRVVALVEGEPVNLIETLAERIAAMCLEDSGVEQVQITVHKPEAPVSVAFEDVSVTIMRSRS is encoded by the coding sequence ATGCAGCAGCTCGACCGCATCGCCCTCCGGGGCCTGCGCGGCTTCGGGCGGCACGGCGTCCTGGCCTCGGAACGGGCGAACGGGCAGCCGTTCCTGATCGACGTGGAACTCGGGGTCGACACCCGCCGCGCCGCCAAGAGCGACGACCTGTCCGACACCGTGGACTACGCCGGTCTCGCCGACCGCGTCGTGGCCCTCGTGGAGGGAGAGCCCGTCAACCTGATCGAGACCCTGGCCGAGCGCATCGCTGCGATGTGCCTGGAGGATTCCGGGGTCGAGCAGGTGCAGATCACCGTCCACAAACCCGAAGCGCCGGTCTCCGTCGCGTTCGAGGACGTATCCGTGACGATCATGCGGAGCCGCTCATGA